A stretch of Spirosoma oryzicola DNA encodes these proteins:
- a CDS encoding alkaline phosphatase family protein, with amino-acid sequence MKKTVVIDVVGLSYSLIGEHTPFLKQWFASKHQATIDPMLPALTTSVQSTYVTGKWPSETGIVGNGWYDRIDSEVKFWKQSNKLVAGEKIWERAKKIDPNFTVSKMFWWYNMYSTADFSATPRPQYPSDGIKLPDCYTQPGDLRDKLQKELGTFPLFQFWGPQTTIKSSRWIADASMLVDKWHNPTLTLIYLPHLDYCVQKFGQDFSKIANDLREIDDVCRDLIQHYEKQGAEVVVLSEYGITNVSRPIHINRILREAGMIRYREERGLELFDAGASPAFATPDHQIAHVYINDPNVFGKVRSILENTPGVELVLDKEQQKEYHIDHERSGDLVVVADADSWFTYYYWLDDARAPDYARLVAIHQKPGYDPVEMFMDQTNPLIKLKAGYKLGRKLLGFRYLMNVISLDATLVKGSHGRIGTAREHHPVFVSSQNVGNNLSAVDVYDQLWKIMTAGVLQKQTR; translated from the coding sequence ATGAAAAAGACTGTAGTAATCGACGTTGTTGGGTTGTCTTATTCGCTGATTGGCGAACACACGCCTTTTCTGAAACAGTGGTTTGCCAGTAAGCACCAGGCTACCATCGATCCGATGCTGCCAGCATTGACAACGTCGGTACAATCTACGTATGTAACGGGAAAGTGGCCCAGTGAAACCGGTATCGTTGGCAATGGCTGGTACGACCGCATCGATTCAGAAGTAAAATTCTGGAAGCAGTCCAACAAGCTTGTTGCGGGCGAAAAAATTTGGGAGCGTGCCAAAAAGATCGACCCGAATTTCACGGTGTCGAAAATGTTCTGGTGGTACAACATGTACTCTACCGCTGATTTTTCGGCGACGCCCCGCCCGCAGTACCCATCGGATGGTATCAAACTCCCTGACTGCTACACCCAGCCCGGCGACCTGCGCGACAAACTTCAAAAAGAGCTTGGCACATTTCCGCTCTTTCAGTTCTGGGGGCCACAGACAACGATAAAAAGTAGTCGCTGGATTGCCGATGCGTCGATGCTCGTCGATAAGTGGCACAATCCAACGCTGACGCTGATTTACCTGCCGCACCTGGATTACTGCGTGCAGAAATTCGGACAGGATTTCTCGAAAATAGCGAACGACCTGCGCGAAATCGATGATGTGTGCCGGGATCTGATTCAGCATTATGAGAAACAGGGCGCTGAAGTTGTCGTGCTATCGGAATACGGCATCACGAACGTCAGTCGGCCTATTCACATCAATCGGATTCTGCGCGAAGCGGGGATGATTCGCTACCGCGAAGAGCGTGGATTGGAGTTGTTTGATGCGGGTGCTTCGCCTGCCTTTGCAACGCCCGATCACCAGATTGCCCACGTCTACATCAATGATCCAAATGTGTTCGGCAAAGTGCGGTCAATCCTGGAAAACACACCGGGCGTTGAGTTGGTCCTGGACAAAGAGCAGCAGAAGGAGTACCACATCGATCACGAACGCTCCGGCGATCTGGTTGTTGTTGCTGACGCCGATAGCTGGTTTACGTATTACTATTGGCTGGACGATGCCCGCGCTCCGGACTACGCCCGGTTGGTTGCTATTCACCAGAAGCCCGGTTATGACCCCGTCGAGATGTTTATGGATCAGACCAACCCACTCATTAAATTAAAGGCGGGTTACAAATTAGGGCGTAAACTGCTTGGATTCCGCTACCTGATGAACGTGATTTCACTCGATGCTACGTTGGTCAAAGGATCGCATGGCCGCATCGGGACGGCGCGGGAACATCATCCTGTATTTGTAAGCAGTCAGAACGTGGGAAACAACCTGTCGGCGGTAGACGTTTACGATCAGCTGTGGAAAATTATGACCGCAGGCGTACTCCAAAAACAGACCCGTTGA
- a CDS encoding family 78 glycoside hydrolase catalytic domain, with the protein MGLAFWANSLIAQTPASNWTNQYWPARWILHPTAPARQYGIYHLRKVIDLAQKPARFVVHVSADNRYRLFVNGKAVAHGPARSDTQNWNYETIDLAPFLQAGNNVLAAQVWYMGEGAPFAQMSYQFGFLLQGDGDAEKIANTDASWKILHNLAYSPIKNDIPKLRTYIVVGDGDRVDGARYPWGWEQLNFDDKAWVAAKPLGFATKPRGLGTDGNWGLVPRTIPMMEEKPLRLATVRRSENGRMDDTFLQGKAPVTVPANTKAVFLLDQGYLTNAYPELTVSQGQGTTVTLSYAEALIDAKGQKGNRNEITGRTLRGFDDQFVADGGDRRTFRPLWFRTYRYLQLTVETKDKPLVLDDLVGQFTGYPFEEKAQFTASDTTLKPLWNVGWRTARLCAGENYYDCPYYEQLQYTGDTRIQSMISLYVTGDDRLMRKAIMDYEHSRFNDGLTQSRYPSADFQVIPTFSLFWVCMVHDYWMHRQDDAFVKSFLPGIMGVLNWHEQRLAVTGLNGPLEWWNFVDWSKWQNAGDEIAGGVPAGARKGGSSILSLQQAYTYFRAGDLLAHYGKNEQAEHYRELGRKLNKAIYAQCWDAGRNLMADTPLAAAGQSGKTSFSQHANILAVLTDAVPAAQQASLLQKVMTDTSLTQATFYFKFYLFEALKKAGLGDQFVTQLKPWRDMLAMGLTTFAENPEPTRSDCHAWSASPLYEFLSLTCGIKPAEPGFKTVRIEPFLGDLTNVEGRMPHPLGEIAVQFQKTPTGGLTGTITLPATLTGILRWKGKTLPLKAGKQAVSL; encoded by the coding sequence ATCGGATTGGCGTTTTGGGCTAATTCGCTAATCGCTCAAACGCCAGCCTCCAACTGGACCAATCAATACTGGCCTGCCCGCTGGATTTTGCACCCGACTGCTCCCGCCCGGCAGTACGGTATCTATCATTTGCGAAAAGTGATCGACTTAGCGCAAAAGCCCGCCCGTTTCGTGGTTCATGTGTCGGCGGACAATCGCTATCGGTTGTTCGTGAACGGGAAAGCCGTTGCGCATGGTCCCGCCCGAAGTGACACCCAAAACTGGAATTACGAAACCATCGATCTCGCTCCCTTCTTACAGGCGGGTAACAACGTGTTGGCTGCGCAGGTGTGGTACATGGGTGAGGGCGCTCCCTTTGCGCAGATGAGCTATCAATTTGGGTTTCTGTTGCAGGGTGACGGCGACGCGGAGAAGATAGCCAATACCGATGCTTCCTGGAAGATACTCCACAATCTGGCGTATTCGCCCATTAAAAACGACATTCCGAAATTACGTACCTACATCGTTGTGGGCGACGGTGACCGTGTTGATGGGGCTCGTTATCCCTGGGGCTGGGAACAACTCAACTTCGATGACAAAGCGTGGGTAGCTGCTAAACCGCTTGGCTTTGCGACTAAACCACGTGGTTTGGGAACCGATGGCAACTGGGGACTTGTGCCACGCACCATTCCGATGATGGAGGAAAAGCCGCTGCGGCTGGCGACGGTTCGGCGCAGTGAAAACGGGCGCATGGACGATACCTTTTTACAAGGTAAAGCGCCGGTAACCGTTCCCGCCAATACAAAAGCCGTATTCCTGCTGGATCAGGGTTATTTGACCAACGCTTATCCCGAATTAACCGTCAGCCAGGGGCAGGGTACAACCGTGACGCTGAGTTACGCCGAAGCGTTGATTGATGCGAAAGGTCAGAAAGGCAATCGAAACGAGATTACGGGTCGAACGTTGCGCGGTTTCGATGATCAGTTCGTAGCCGATGGAGGAGATCGGCGTACCTTCCGCCCACTCTGGTTTCGCACCTACCGCTACCTGCAACTAACGGTTGAGACAAAAGATAAACCGCTGGTTCTGGATGACCTTGTCGGTCAGTTTACGGGCTATCCATTCGAAGAAAAAGCGCAGTTTACCGCCAGCGATACGACATTAAAACCGCTCTGGAACGTCGGTTGGCGCACCGCCCGGCTTTGTGCGGGTGAGAACTACTACGATTGTCCGTACTACGAACAGCTGCAATATACCGGCGACACGCGCATTCAATCGATGATTTCGCTGTACGTAACTGGCGACGACCGGCTAATGCGGAAAGCGATTATGGACTATGAACACAGCCGCTTCAACGACGGGCTGACGCAGAGCCGCTACCCATCCGCCGATTTTCAGGTGATTCCTACCTTTTCGTTGTTCTGGGTTTGTATGGTGCACGATTACTGGATGCACCGCCAGGACGATGCGTTCGTAAAATCATTTTTGCCCGGAATAATGGGAGTTCTGAACTGGCATGAGCAACGACTGGCGGTAACCGGCCTGAACGGACCGCTGGAATGGTGGAATTTTGTAGACTGGTCGAAGTGGCAAAATGCGGGTGATGAAATTGCCGGTGGTGTTCCGGCGGGAGCGCGCAAAGGTGGATCAAGTATTTTATCGCTTCAACAGGCATACACCTACTTCCGGGCGGGTGATTTGCTAGCGCATTACGGCAAGAACGAGCAGGCCGAACATTACCGCGAGTTGGGCCGTAAACTGAATAAGGCGATCTATGCGCAATGCTGGGACGCGGGCCGGAATCTGATGGCAGATACTCCGCTTGCGGCTGCCGGACAATCCGGTAAAACTAGTTTTAGCCAGCACGCGAATATTCTGGCCGTACTGACGGATGCAGTACCCGCAGCGCAACAGGCATCGCTCCTGCAAAAAGTGATGACCGATACCTCCCTGACGCAGGCTACGTTTTACTTCAAATTCTATTTGTTCGAAGCGTTGAAAAAAGCAGGTCTTGGTGATCAGTTTGTGACGCAGCTAAAACCCTGGCGCGATATGCTGGCTATGGGCTTAACCACCTTTGCCGAAAATCCGGAACCGACGCGTTCGGACTGCCACGCCTGGAGCGCATCACCCTTATACGAATTTCTGTCGTTGACCTGCGGCATAAAACCGGCTGAACCGGGTTTTAAAACCGTACGCATTGAGCCGTTCCTGGGAGATTTAACTAATGTGGAGGGACGAATGCCGCATCCGTTAGGCGAAATAGCGGTACAGTTTCAAAAAACGCCAACGGGTGGATTGACCGGTACTATAACTCTGCCCGCAACCCTGACGGGTATACTGCGCTGGAAAGGAAAAACGCTGCCGCTCAAGGCGGGGAAGCAGGCCGTAAGTCTATAA
- a CDS encoding SDR family NAD(P)-dependent oxidoreductase translates to MSMIALITGATSGIGRATAEAFADLNYHLILCGRRQERLDELEDVLGAQTPVITLAFDVRTRDEVEQAISTLPTEWQSIDILVNNAGNAHGLAPIQDGDPNDWDQMIDGNVQGLLYVSKAIIPGMVQRKRGHIVNISSIAGKETYANGAVYCASKAAVEALSTGMRLDLTQHGIKVTNIAPGAVETEFSMVRFKGDNERAAKVYEGFKPLTPIDIADIIVYVVTAPAHVTIADLTILAGAQASATTIYRK, encoded by the coding sequence ATCAGTATGATTGCACTCATTACCGGCGCCACTTCGGGTATTGGCCGCGCTACTGCCGAAGCCTTCGCCGATCTTAATTATCACCTTATTTTGTGTGGCCGACGGCAAGAGCGTTTAGACGAACTGGAAGACGTTCTTGGCGCGCAGACCCCCGTTATAACGCTGGCGTTTGATGTACGGACACGGGATGAAGTTGAACAGGCGATCAGCACGCTTCCCACCGAATGGCAATCCATCGATATTCTGGTCAACAACGCTGGCAATGCGCATGGCCTCGCTCCTATCCAGGACGGCGACCCAAACGACTGGGATCAGATGATCGATGGTAATGTACAAGGGCTTTTGTACGTGTCAAAGGCCATTATTCCGGGTATGGTTCAGCGAAAGCGGGGCCACATTGTCAACATCAGTTCCATTGCTGGCAAAGAAACGTATGCCAACGGGGCTGTGTATTGCGCCAGTAAAGCAGCCGTAGAAGCCCTTAGCACCGGTATGAGGCTCGATCTCACCCAGCATGGCATAAAGGTGACGAATATTGCACCGGGGGCGGTCGAAACAGAATTCTCGATGGTACGCTTCAAAGGCGACAACGAACGGGCGGCAAAAGTATACGAAGGCTTTAAACCCCTAACTCCCATCGACATTGCTGACATAATCGTTTACGTAGTAACGGCCCCAGCCCATGTCACCATTGCCGACCTCACGATCCTGGCAGGTGCGCAAGCCTCAGCAACGACCATTTACCGAAAGTGA
- a CDS encoding 3-dehydroquinate synthase, with translation MSHLQQSFAVRFTYNVFFTEKLFKSTNPLLADFFTQQSSELRKKILFVIDSGVADAHPDLLTDIKAYFAQLTDRVELVPELIVIPGGEISKNDPALVEQLVDAVDRHGVDRHSYIVAVGGGSVLDMVGYAAAISHRGIRHIRIPTTVLSQNDSGVGVKNSVNYRGKKNFLGTFVPPVAVFNDRDFLITLDDRDWRAGISEAIKVALIKDTLFFEWIERNAEALAARDMETMDYLIHRCAEMHLEHIAGGDPFEMGSSRPLDFGHWSAHKLEQLTNFELRHGEAVAIGIAMDCLYSQQLGWLTDADTNRVLKTLRTLGFSLYQPMLDADESKGVLKGLAEFREHLGGQLTIMLLQGIGKGVEVHEIDAAKVRWSIATLKEQEPTAESQLV, from the coding sequence ATGAGCCACCTGCAACAGTCCTTCGCGGTTCGGTTTACGTACAACGTCTTTTTTACCGAAAAGCTTTTCAAGAGTACCAATCCGCTACTTGCCGATTTTTTTACGCAACAGAGCAGCGAACTACGAAAAAAGATTCTTTTTGTTATCGATTCGGGCGTTGCCGATGCGCACCCTGATCTGTTAACGGACATCAAAGCGTACTTTGCTCAACTGACTGATCGAGTAGAACTCGTACCCGAGTTGATCGTTATTCCGGGTGGCGAAATTTCCAAAAACGACCCGGCGCTGGTTGAACAGCTGGTGGATGCTGTAGACCGTCATGGCGTGGATCGGCATTCGTACATAGTTGCTGTTGGGGGCGGCTCGGTCCTGGATATGGTTGGCTATGCTGCGGCTATTTCGCACCGGGGTATTCGCCACATTCGTATTCCAACGACCGTTTTGTCGCAGAACGATTCCGGCGTTGGCGTCAAGAACAGCGTTAACTACCGGGGTAAAAAGAATTTTCTGGGTACGTTCGTGCCACCCGTGGCTGTTTTCAATGACCGTGATTTTCTGATAACACTCGATGATCGCGACTGGCGGGCTGGTATCTCCGAAGCCATTAAAGTGGCGTTGATCAAAGACACTCTGTTTTTCGAGTGGATCGAACGCAACGCCGAAGCTCTGGCCGCTCGGGACATGGAGACGATGGATTACCTGATTCACCGTTGCGCAGAAATGCACCTGGAACACATTGCCGGGGGCGATCCGTTTGAAATGGGTTCGTCGCGTCCGCTGGATTTTGGACACTGGAGCGCCCATAAACTGGAACAGCTAACTAATTTCGAATTGCGGCACGGGGAAGCGGTCGCCATTGGTATTGCGATGGACTGCCTGTACTCGCAGCAGCTTGGCTGGCTTACCGACGCGGATACAAACCGGGTGCTCAAGACATTGCGGACGCTTGGTTTTTCGCTTTACCAGCCTATGCTCGATGCCGATGAAAGCAAAGGCGTCTTGAAAGGATTAGCCGAATTTCGCGAACATCTCGGTGGTCAGCTGACCATCATGCTGTTGCAGGGCATCGGAAAAGGCGTAGAAGTTCATGAGATCGATGCGGCAAAGGTTCGCTGGTCGATTGCCACCTTAAAAGAGCAGGAGCCGACGGCTGAATCGCAACTCGTATGA
- the eboE gene encoding metabolite traffic protein EboE yields the protein MKLNTLGHLGYCTNIHAGETWPDHFDALQQAVPELKRRLSPDGPFGIGLRLSDVASEELEKLENLVAFQHWLADNDCYVFTMNGFPFGGFHHTVVKDQVHTPDWTTEARVEYTKRLFRILSVLLPVDELGNAIQGGVSTSPLSYRHWFEWDQPAARDYIFSQTTQNVLEVVAELIKLRQQTDRLMHLDLEPEPDGVIETSDEFIAWFTDYLLPMGIEQLTEQFGLTDEEAEARICEHVRLCYDVCHFAVGYEQPADVLAKIKEYGLRVGKIQISAALKAQFPADAEGRAAVRQAFEQFNEPTYLHQVVARTQSGELLRFKDLPEALAAFDETHAEWRAHFHVPLFVSDYGVLQSTQDDIGEVLRLLTDRPFTNQMEVETYTWDVLPEALKLDLVDSIEREIRWVLSDLEVRVG from the coding sequence ATGAAGCTAAATACGCTTGGGCACCTTGGTTACTGCACCAATATTCACGCGGGTGAAACCTGGCCCGATCATTTTGATGCTCTACAGCAGGCGGTTCCTGAACTAAAGCGAAGGCTTTCGCCCGACGGTCCCTTTGGTATCGGGTTGCGCCTGTCCGATGTGGCTAGTGAAGAACTGGAAAAGCTCGAAAACCTGGTTGCCTTTCAACATTGGCTGGCCGACAACGATTGTTATGTGTTCACGATGAACGGCTTTCCGTTCGGTGGATTTCATCATACTGTCGTCAAAGATCAGGTGCATACGCCCGACTGGACAACCGAAGCGCGGGTTGAATACACCAAACGCCTGTTCCGGATTTTGTCGGTGCTGCTGCCCGTTGATGAACTGGGAAATGCTATTCAGGGTGGTGTATCAACGTCGCCTTTATCGTATCGGCACTGGTTCGAATGGGATCAACCGGCGGCCCGTGATTACATCTTTTCCCAGACGACGCAGAACGTACTCGAAGTCGTGGCTGAGTTAATCAAGCTTCGGCAGCAAACGGACCGGCTAATGCACCTCGATCTGGAACCCGAACCCGACGGTGTTATCGAAACAAGCGACGAGTTTATTGCCTGGTTTACGGACTATCTTTTGCCGATGGGTATCGAGCAATTGACGGAGCAGTTTGGTTTGACCGATGAGGAAGCCGAAGCTCGTATCTGCGAACATGTCCGGCTCTGCTACGACGTTTGTCATTTTGCCGTCGGATACGAACAACCGGCTGACGTGCTCGCCAAAATTAAAGAGTATGGACTGCGCGTCGGTAAGATTCAGATTAGTGCGGCCCTGAAAGCGCAGTTTCCTGCTGATGCGGAAGGGCGGGCAGCGGTTCGGCAAGCGTTCGAGCAATTCAACGAGCCCACGTATCTGCACCAGGTTGTAGCACGAACGCAATCGGGCGAACTCCTGCGGTTCAAGGATCTGCCTGAAGCCTTAGCGGCCTTTGACGAAACCCATGCCGAATGGCGGGCACATTTTCACGTTCCCCTGTTCGTTTCGGATTATGGAGTTCTGCAATCTACGCAAGATGATATCGGTGAAGTGCTACGGTTATTGACGGATCGGCCTTTCACGAATCAGATGGAGGTAGAAACGTACACGTGGGACGTATTGCCCGAAGCCCTGAAACTGGATTTGGTCGATTCTATCGAGCGCGAAATTCGGTGGGTGTTAAGTGATTTGGAAGTCCGAGTCGGGTAG
- a CDS encoding YpdA family putative bacillithiol disulfide reductase — MQVYDVIIVGGGPCGLAAGIEATKAGLSHLILEMGSLTESIRQYPRRMRFFSTAENIEIGGLPFPISGVKAGRDEALQYYRKVAAYFKLNFQLFQQVWDVQKQDDLFTVSTTTGEQYQARKVIMATGYFTRPRWLGIPGEDLPHVSHYYDEPFKYSFTNVVIIGASNSAVEAALELYRHDVNITVVHRGEDFRTTVKYWLVPDVKNRVKEGKIKTVFDSVATQIDEKTVTINNLKTGEETQLPADFVLVLTGYIPDAELLRRCGIELDPVTQVPVYDKETFETTVPGLYVCGTVMAGVFTEKVFIENGREHAQAIIDHIMGREVHQVKELIQRI; from the coding sequence ATGCAAGTGTACGATGTGATTATCGTTGGCGGTGGCCCTTGTGGGCTGGCAGCCGGAATTGAAGCAACCAAAGCTGGTCTGAGTCATTTGATTCTGGAAATGGGTAGCCTGACGGAATCCATTCGGCAGTATCCACGACGGATGCGCTTTTTCTCAACCGCCGAAAATATTGAAATTGGCGGGCTACCTTTTCCAATTTCGGGCGTAAAAGCGGGTCGCGATGAAGCCTTGCAGTACTACCGGAAGGTGGCGGCTTATTTTAAGCTGAATTTTCAACTGTTTCAGCAGGTGTGGGACGTTCAGAAACAGGATGATCTATTCACCGTTTCGACCACCACGGGCGAGCAGTACCAGGCTCGAAAAGTAATCATGGCAACGGGCTACTTCACCCGCCCGCGCTGGTTGGGTATTCCGGGCGAAGATCTGCCGCACGTATCGCATTACTACGACGAGCCGTTTAAATACTCATTTACTAACGTTGTGATTATTGGTGCGTCGAACTCCGCCGTCGAAGCCGCTCTCGAACTATACCGGCACGACGTAAACATTACGGTTGTTCACCGGGGCGAAGATTTTCGTACTACGGTCAAATACTGGCTTGTACCCGATGTAAAAAACCGGGTCAAAGAAGGAAAGATTAAGACCGTCTTCGACTCCGTTGCGACGCAGATTGACGAGAAAACAGTAACGATCAACAATCTGAAAACCGGCGAAGAAACCCAGCTGCCCGCTGACTTCGTGCTGGTGTTAACCGGCTATATCCCCGACGCTGAACTGCTTCGTCGGTGTGGTATCGAGCTTGATCCGGTGACGCAGGTACCGGTTTACGACAAAGAAACGTTTGAAACCACCGTTCCGGGGCTGTACGTCTGCGGTACGGTGATGGCTGGCGTCTTTACGGAAAAAGTCTTTATTGAGAACGGTCGTGAACACGCCCAGGCGATCATCGACCACATCATGGGCCGCGAGGTACACCAGGTAAAAGAACTGATCCAGCGCATTTAA
- the priA gene encoding replication restart helicase PriA, whose amino-acid sequence MADTLKIGARVIVPFGKNNGRVLTAVVARLHNTPPTAYQARYISEVLDEYPLVTSYQLELFRWMAEYYMCCIGDVMNVALPSGLKISSQSKVQFNPDFDYPELLTEFEATLLTELKKQPALSYEELGRLVGEGGNVPALIKSLIGKKAVIVFEEVKEKYIPKMVRKVRLHRNYEEREQLLVLLQRLEKLPKQQEVVMRYLSHVPMQRNPALNQKGLDKTILNQDETLSQSSLTTLIKNDVFQTFEVIQPRFSDNSVSTPVEIKLTDAQQTASQQIMTQFERQNIVLLHGITGSGKTEVYINLIQQALESGSQVLYLLPEIALTTQIVVRLQRVFGDKMGIYHSKFSDNERVEVWKGIVSGQYQFVIGVRSSVFLPFDNLGLIIVDEEHETSYKQHDPAPRYHARDVAIMLAHWQQAKVLLGSATPSLETYYQAKQGRYGLVELFKRFGEATLPNIMLVNTKQEKKQKTMKNEFSSALLQALEMNLERKEQSILFQNRRGYSPYMQCEDCDWTAECSNCAVSLTYHQRDAELRCHYCGHKENVPRVCPTCGSTKVRTIGFGTEKLEDQLQIYFPGSRVLRMDLDTTRAKNAYQQIIQEFEGGQVDMLVGTQMITKGLDFDNVSLVGIFDADRLIHFPDFRATERAFQMLTQVSGRAGRRAGRQGNVLIQTGNPQQTILQKIIENDYKGLYEEEIQERQDFNYPPFSRLIKLTVRHPDRIISHQAAERLTNELTDALGSSRVLGPEEPLVERIRNLFLFDILIKIEREKVNVKAVKTYIQERINDILTDKGLRQVSIVVDVDCL is encoded by the coding sequence ATGGCTGACACGCTCAAGATCGGGGCGCGGGTTATCGTTCCATTCGGTAAGAACAATGGTCGCGTGCTCACAGCCGTGGTGGCCCGACTGCACAACACACCACCGACAGCTTATCAGGCACGTTACATCAGCGAAGTACTCGACGAATACCCGCTCGTGACCAGTTACCAGTTGGAGTTGTTCCGCTGGATGGCCGAGTACTACATGTGCTGCATTGGCGACGTGATGAATGTAGCGCTTCCGTCGGGTCTAAAAATTTCCAGCCAGTCGAAGGTGCAGTTTAATCCGGATTTTGATTACCCGGAACTGCTGACTGAGTTTGAAGCGACACTCCTGACCGAACTCAAAAAACAACCCGCACTTTCGTACGAAGAACTGGGACGATTGGTCGGCGAAGGCGGCAACGTTCCGGCCCTGATCAAGTCGCTGATCGGCAAGAAGGCGGTTATTGTTTTCGAGGAGGTCAAAGAAAAGTACATACCCAAGATGGTGCGGAAAGTCAGACTGCACCGCAACTACGAAGAACGGGAACAATTGCTAGTGTTGCTTCAGCGGCTCGAAAAATTACCGAAGCAGCAGGAAGTGGTGATGCGTTACCTGAGCCACGTACCGATGCAGCGGAACCCGGCTCTCAACCAAAAAGGGCTGGATAAAACAATCCTGAATCAGGATGAAACGCTTTCGCAGTCGTCGCTGACAACGCTCATTAAAAACGACGTTTTCCAAACGTTTGAAGTGATTCAGCCCCGGTTTTCGGATAATTCCGTGTCTACCCCGGTCGAGATCAAGCTGACCGATGCCCAGCAGACAGCCTCGCAGCAGATCATGACCCAGTTTGAGCGTCAGAATATCGTGCTGTTGCACGGCATCACGGGGAGCGGAAAAACAGAAGTGTACATCAATCTGATTCAGCAGGCGCTCGAAAGTGGTTCGCAGGTGTTGTATCTCTTGCCCGAGATTGCGCTCACGACTCAGATCGTGGTTCGTCTACAGCGCGTGTTTGGCGACAAAATGGGCATTTACCACTCGAAGTTTTCGGACAACGAGCGGGTCGAAGTCTGGAAAGGTATCGTTTCGGGGCAATACCAGTTTGTAATTGGGGTGCGGTCGTCCGTGTTTTTACCGTTCGACAATCTCGGCCTGATTATCGTGGATGAAGAGCACGAAACGTCGTACAAACAGCACGACCCGGCCCCCCGCTACCACGCCCGCGACGTAGCGATCATGCTGGCGCACTGGCAGCAGGCTAAAGTGTTGCTTGGCTCGGCAACTCCCTCGCTCGAAACCTATTATCAGGCTAAGCAGGGCCGTTATGGGCTGGTTGAGTTGTTCAAGCGGTTTGGGGAAGCCACCTTGCCCAATATCATGCTGGTCAATACCAAGCAGGAGAAGAAGCAGAAAACGATGAAGAATGAGTTTTCGTCGGCCTTGCTTCAGGCGTTGGAAATGAACCTAGAGCGTAAGGAACAAAGTATTCTATTTCAAAATCGACGCGGTTATTCGCCGTACATGCAGTGCGAAGATTGCGACTGGACCGCTGAATGCTCGAACTGCGCCGTTAGCCTGACCTACCACCAGCGCGATGCCGAACTGCGTTGCCACTACTGCGGCCATAAAGAGAACGTACCCCGTGTCTGCCCGACCTGCGGCTCAACAAAAGTGCGTACCATAGGCTTTGGTACCGAGAAGCTCGAGGACCAGCTGCAAATTTATTTTCCCGGCTCACGGGTGCTGCGGATGGACCTCGACACCACCCGCGCGAAAAACGCTTATCAGCAGATCATTCAGGAATTTGAAGGGGGGCAGGTCGATATGCTTGTCGGTACGCAAATGATTACCAAAGGGTTGGACTTTGATAACGTTAGTTTAGTCGGTATTTTCGACGCTGACCGGCTGATTCACTTCCCTGATTTCCGGGCGACCGAGCGGGCGTTTCAGATGCTCACGCAGGTCAGTGGCCGGGCCGGACGCCGGGCCGGACGCCAGGGAAACGTGTTGATTCAGACAGGTAATCCGCAGCAGACAATCCTGCAAAAAATCATCGAAAACGATTACAAGGGATTGTACGAAGAAGAGATTCAGGAACGGCAAGATTTCAATTACCCGCCTTTTTCGCGATTGATTAAGCTGACGGTTCGCCATCCCGACCGAATCATAAGCCACCAGGCCGCCGAACGACTGACAAACGAACTGACCGACGCACTGGGCAGCAGCCGCGTGCTGGGTCCCGAAGAACCCCTCGTCGAGCGGATACGGAACCTGTTTCTGTTCGATATCCTTATTAAGATCGAACGCGAAAAAGTAAACGTAAAAGCCGTAAAGACGTATATTCAGGAGCGAATCAACGATATTTTGACCGACAAAGGATTACGACAGGTGAGTATTGTGGTCGATGTGGACTGCCTGTAA